A stretch of Gopherus evgoodei ecotype Sinaloan lineage chromosome 12, rGopEvg1_v1.p, whole genome shotgun sequence DNA encodes these proteins:
- the GABARAPL2 gene encoding gamma-aminobutyric acid receptor-associated protein-like 2: MKWMFKEDHALEHRCVESAKIRAKYPDRVPVIVEKVSGSQIVDIDKRKYLVPSDITVAQFMWIIRKRIQLPSEKAIFLFVDKTVPQSSLTMGQLYEKEKDEDGFLYVAYSGENTFGF; this comes from the exons ATGAAGTGGATGTTCAAGGAGGATCATGCGCTGG AGCACAGATGTGTAGAGTCTGCAAAAATCCGAGCCAAATACCCAGACCGTGTGCCG GTCATTGTGGAAAAGGTCTCAGGCTCTCAGATTGTTGACATTGATAAGAGGAAGTATCTGGTTCCGTCTGACATCACTGTGGCCCAATTCATGTGGATCATCAGGAAGAGGATTCAACTGCCATCTGAGAAAGCAATATTCCTCTTTGTAGACAAGACTGTCCCACAGTCCAG CCTAACTATGGGACAGCTTTATGAGAAGGAGAAGGATGAGGATGGATTCTTATATGTGGCCTACAGTGGAGAAAACACATTTGGCTTCTGA
- the TMEM231 gene encoding transmembrane protein 231 isoform X1, translated as MAQLELFSHPGPGVRYRAGLCSTAALGLLLLWALTYLPPLLVAYRSQGLWLKQSTYMEQPTVQFQYEVLLVAMTGADPGSFLAWSTFPAFNRLQEDQLRVPLISTREEDKNHDGKMDQLHFKLELPLQSTEQVLAVQLILTFSYQLHRMSTFVMQSMAFIQSSSPIPGSQLYVNGDLKLHQRQSLSHCGVDIRYNVSVINGTSPFASDYDLTNIIAAYQDRNVTTVLSDSNPVWLVGRAADAPFVINATIRYPVEVILYQPGFWEMIKFAWIQYVSILLIFLWVFDRIKIFVFQNQVLTTIPVLPVSSYKQHQS; from the exons ATGGCCCAGCTGGAGCTCTTCTCTCACCCCGGGCCCGGCGTCCGCTACCGCGCCGGGCTCTGCTCCACGGcggcgctggggctgctgctgctgtgggcaCTCACCTATCTGCCGCCGCTGCTGGTGGCGTACCGGAGTCAGG GACTTTGGCTGAAGCAAAGTACCTACAtggagcagcccacagtacaGTTTCAGTATGAGGTACTGCTGGTGGCTATGACTGGAGctgacccaggcagcttcctggcTTGGAGCACATTTCCAGCCTTCAATCGCCTCCAGGAAGACCAACTGCGAGTTCCACTCATCTCG ACTAGAGAAGAAGACAAGAATCATGATGGCAAAATGGaccaattacattttaaattagaGCTTCCTCTACAATCTACAGAACAAGTACTTGCTGTCCAGCTCATTCTGACTTTCTCCTACCAATTACAT AGGATGTCAACATTTGTGATGCAGAGCATGGCTTTTATCCAGTCGTCCTCCCCTATTCCAGGGTCTCAGCTTTATGTGAATGGAGACCTGAAATTGCACCAGAGGCAGTCACTTAGccattgtggtgtagacatcaGATACAAT GTATCTGTGATCAATGGCACCAGCCCTTTTGCAAGTGACTACGATCTCACTAACATCATTGCAGCATATCAAGATAGAAATG TAACAACAGTTCTTTCTGATTCCAACCCTGTTTGGCTGGTAGGAAGAGCAGCAGATGCGCCATTTGTGATTAATGCCACTATCCGTTACCCAGTGGAAGTTATTTT ATATCAGCCAGGTTTCTGGGAAATGATCAAATTTGCCTGGATCCAGTATGTTAGTATCCTGCTTATCTTTCTTTGGGTGTTTGACAGGATAAAAATATTTGTGTTCCAGAATCAGGTGCTGACTACAATACCAGTGTTGCCAGTTTCCTCTTATAAACAGCACCAGTCCTGA
- the TMEM231 gene encoding transmembrane protein 231 isoform X2: MAQLELFSHPGPGVRYRAGLCSTAALGLLLLWALTYLPPLLVAYRSQGLWLKQSTYMEQPTVQFQYEVLLVAMTGADPGSFLAWSTFPAFNRLQEDQLRVPLISTREEDKNHDGKMDQLHFKLELPLQSTEQVLAVQLILTFSYQLHVSVINGTSPFASDYDLTNIIAAYQDRNVTTVLSDSNPVWLVGRAADAPFVINATIRYPVEVILYQPGFWEMIKFAWIQYVSILLIFLWVFDRIKIFVFQNQVLTTIPVLPVSSYKQHQS; the protein is encoded by the exons ATGGCCCAGCTGGAGCTCTTCTCTCACCCCGGGCCCGGCGTCCGCTACCGCGCCGGGCTCTGCTCCACGGcggcgctggggctgctgctgctgtgggcaCTCACCTATCTGCCGCCGCTGCTGGTGGCGTACCGGAGTCAGG GACTTTGGCTGAAGCAAAGTACCTACAtggagcagcccacagtacaGTTTCAGTATGAGGTACTGCTGGTGGCTATGACTGGAGctgacccaggcagcttcctggcTTGGAGCACATTTCCAGCCTTCAATCGCCTCCAGGAAGACCAACTGCGAGTTCCACTCATCTCG ACTAGAGAAGAAGACAAGAATCATGATGGCAAAATGGaccaattacattttaaattagaGCTTCCTCTACAATCTACAGAACAAGTACTTGCTGTCCAGCTCATTCTGACTTTCTCCTACCAATTACAT GTATCTGTGATCAATGGCACCAGCCCTTTTGCAAGTGACTACGATCTCACTAACATCATTGCAGCATATCAAGATAGAAATG TAACAACAGTTCTTTCTGATTCCAACCCTGTTTGGCTGGTAGGAAGAGCAGCAGATGCGCCATTTGTGATTAATGCCACTATCCGTTACCCAGTGGAAGTTATTTT ATATCAGCCAGGTTTCTGGGAAATGATCAAATTTGCCTGGATCCAGTATGTTAGTATCCTGCTTATCTTTCTTTGGGTGTTTGACAGGATAAAAATATTTGTGTTCCAGAATCAGGTGCTGACTACAATACCAGTGTTGCCAGTTTCCTCTTATAAACAGCACCAGTCCTGA
- the TMEM231 gene encoding transmembrane protein 231 isoform X3, whose amino-acid sequence MEQPTVQFQYEVLLVAMTGADPGSFLAWSTFPAFNRLQEDQLRVPLISTREEDKNHDGKMDQLHFKLELPLQSTEQVLAVQLILTFSYQLHRMSTFVMQSMAFIQSSSPIPGSQLYVNGDLKLHQRQSLSHCGVDIRYNVSVINGTSPFASDYDLTNIIAAYQDRNVTTVLSDSNPVWLVGRAADAPFVINATIRYPVEVILYQPGFWEMIKFAWIQYVSILLIFLWVFDRIKIFVFQNQVLTTIPVLPVSSYKQHQS is encoded by the exons AtggagcagcccacagtacaGTTTCAGTATGAGGTACTGCTGGTGGCTATGACTGGAGctgacccaggcagcttcctggcTTGGAGCACATTTCCAGCCTTCAATCGCCTCCAGGAAGACCAACTGCGAGTTCCACTCATCTCG ACTAGAGAAGAAGACAAGAATCATGATGGCAAAATGGaccaattacattttaaattagaGCTTCCTCTACAATCTACAGAACAAGTACTTGCTGTCCAGCTCATTCTGACTTTCTCCTACCAATTACAT AGGATGTCAACATTTGTGATGCAGAGCATGGCTTTTATCCAGTCGTCCTCCCCTATTCCAGGGTCTCAGCTTTATGTGAATGGAGACCTGAAATTGCACCAGAGGCAGTCACTTAGccattgtggtgtagacatcaGATACAAT GTATCTGTGATCAATGGCACCAGCCCTTTTGCAAGTGACTACGATCTCACTAACATCATTGCAGCATATCAAGATAGAAATG TAACAACAGTTCTTTCTGATTCCAACCCTGTTTGGCTGGTAGGAAGAGCAGCAGATGCGCCATTTGTGATTAATGCCACTATCCGTTACCCAGTGGAAGTTATTTT ATATCAGCCAGGTTTCTGGGAAATGATCAAATTTGCCTGGATCCAGTATGTTAGTATCCTGCTTATCTTTCTTTGGGTGTTTGACAGGATAAAAATATTTGTGTTCCAGAATCAGGTGCTGACTACAATACCAGTGTTGCCAGTTTCCTCTTATAAACAGCACCAGTCCTGA